From one Lolium rigidum isolate FL_2022 chromosome 4, APGP_CSIRO_Lrig_0.1, whole genome shotgun sequence genomic stretch:
- the LOC124647819 gene encoding pentatricopeptide repeat-containing protein At3g62470, mitochondrial-like, with the protein MAVKPKTATSACLAAAAAHGDLQIAGAALLAAAGALRGDGAAVPLRGVPPPRPHRHLHRPHGPLPPLLPLPCRPPRFLPQLPAPHLSSSADNIWGEGSSAGLLRSRALPAISARSRSLPAASPAWGRSALFRFAGSRCLSTSASEDDDEGDLPPEAPSGDPDHLCRVCAAIADVIAAGADANLEAALSALSLPLSEALVLAVLDRFKHAHKPSRRFFQWAAASGGFAHTPLTYCKMVHILGKARQFETMVALVQEMGKAGTLCMDAFKISIKSFAAAGEIKNAVGVFEMMKVHGFDDGVESFNCLLVALAQEGLGKEAAKVFGRMCDRYTPDLRTYTALMLAWCNARNLVEAGRVWNEMLDKGMKPDVVVHNTMIEGLLRGQRRPEAVKMFELMKAKGPPPNVRTYTMLIRDHCKRGKMDMAMRCFEEMQESGCQTDVATYTCLLVGYGNAKRMDRVTAMLEEMTRKGCPPDGRAYNALIKLLTNRKMPDDALRIYKKMISKGLEPTIHTYNMIMKSYFLGGRNYLMGCAMWDEMHRKGICPDGNSYTVFINGHIRHGRPEEACKFIKEMIQKGMKAPQVDYNKFIADFSKAGKPDILFELAQKVKTGKFDESNVFHQWGERMRSRVKQTVPNQTSEQGQDAVRL; encoded by the coding sequence ATGGCCGTTAAGCCCAAAACCGCCACCTCCGcttgcctcgccgccgccgccgcccatggaGACCTTCAAATCGCCGGCGCGGCCCTTCTCGCCGCCGCGGGAGCCCTCCGCGGCGACGGTGCTGCTGTGCCCTTgcgtggtgttcctcctcctcgccctcatCGCCACCTCCATCGCCCTCACGGTCCACTTCCGCCTCTACTGCCACTCCCCTGTCGGCCACCTCGTTTCCTCCCACAATTGCCCGCGCCACACCTGAGCTCTAGCGCAGACAACATCTGGGGCGAGGGATCAAGCGCGGGCCTGCTCCGCAGCCGCGCACTGCCTGCAATTTCAGCGAGATCCCGTTCCCTCCCCGCCGCGTCTCCGGCATGGGGTCGCAGTGCGCTGTTCCGTTTCGCTGGGTCGAGATGCCTCTCGACCTCCGCCtctgaagacgacgatgaagggGACTTGCCGCCGGAGGCTCCATCGGGCGACCCAGATCACCTGTGCCGCGTCTGCGCCGCCATCGCGGACGTCATCGCCGCTGGCGCCGACGCGAACCTGGAGGCGGCGCTCTCCGCGCTGTCGCTGCCGCTCTCCGAGGCGCTCGTGCTTGCCGTCCTCGACCGCTTCAAGCACGCACACAAGCCATCACGCCGCTTCTTCCAATGGGCGGCCGCATCTGGTGGGTTCGCGCACACGCCCCTCACCTACTGCAAGATGGTGCACATCCTTGGCAAGGCGAGGCAGTTCGAGACGATGGTTGCACTAGTCCAAGAAATGGGGAAGGCGGGCACCCTGTGCATGGACGCCTTCAAGATCtccattaagtctttcgctgcaGCCGGTGAGATCAAGAATGCAGTTGGcgtgttcgagatgatgaaggtgCACGGCTTTGATGATGGGGTGGAGTCGTTCAATTGCTTGCTAGTCGCTTTGGCCCAGGAGGGGCTGGGGAAGGAGGCTGCCAAGGTGTTCGGCAGAATGTgtgaccggtacactccggacctGCGCACATATACAGCGCTCATGCTGGCATGGTGCAATGCAAGGAACCTGGTGGAGGCTGGGCGGGTTTGGAATGAGATGCTGGACAAGGGCATGAAGCCGGATGTTGTCGTGCACAACACAATGATTGAGGGGTTGCTTCGTGGGCAGAGGCGGCCTGAGGCTGTGAAGATGTTCGAGCTGATGAAGGCGAAGGGGCCTCCTCCCAATGTGAGGACTTACACAATGCTGATTCGAGACCATTGTAAGCGGGGAaagatggacatggccatgcggtGCTTTGAGGAGATGCAGGAGAGTGGGTGCCAGACGGATGTCGCTACCTATACGTGCTTGCTTGTGGGTTATGGGAATGCAAAGCGAATGGATAGAGTGACGGCGATGTTGGAGGAAATGACACGGAAGGGGTGCCCTCCTGATGGCCGAGCGTACAATGCGCTGATTAAGCTGCTCACCAATAGGAAGATGCCAGATGATGCATTAAGGATATACAAAAAGATGATAAGCAAGGGGCTTGAGCCCACAATCCATACATACAACATGATAATGAAATCGTATTTCCTTGGCGGGAGGAACTATTTGATGGGTTGCGCGATGTGGGATGAGATGCATCGGAAGGGGATTTGTCCTGATGGGAACTCGTACACAGTGTTTATTAATGGTCATATACGGCATGGCAGGCCTGAGGAAGCATGTAAATTTATCAAAGAGATGATTCAAAAAGGTATGAAGGCTCCACAGGTAGACTACAACAAATTTATTGCAGATTTCTCCAAGGCTGGGAAGCCAGACATATTGTTTGAATTGGCTCAGAAGGTGAAGACAGGGAAATTCGATGAATCTAACGTGTTCCATCAGTGGGGAGAGAGAATGAGAAGTCGGGTCAAGCAAACTGTCCCTAATCAGACTAGTGAGCAGGGACAGGACGCTGTAAGATTATGA
- the LOC124646412 gene encoding E3 ubiquitin-protein ligase MARCHF5-like — protein MEQQEDDLSSSSFCSMRQCRICHEEEEEWCAAMESPCACSGSLKFAHRGCVQRWCDEKGSTLCEICLQRFEPAYTIPPKKAPVVEVLVTVSDDEEDDEQQGMPYAASDGAMDGSDRAYFSWCQSLTITFTIIMLVWHLIAVVTIEAAEHCAFSLLTMYFLRAAGILLPFYAVMRVIGMIQHGRRQYRLQLLQEQGRRNASNMHSRRSQEQQQLVINVH, from the exons ATGGAACAACAAGAAGACGacctctcttcttcctctttctGCTCCATGAGGCAGTGCAGGATTtgccatgaggaggaggaggagtggtgTGCGGCAATGGAGTCACCTTGCGCATGCTCCGGCTCTCTCAAG TTTGCTCACAGGGGATGTGTGCAGAGGTGGTGTGATGAGAAGGGGAGCACCCTCTGTGAGATTTGTCTTCAG AGATTCGAGCCAGCCTACACGATCCCTCCCAAGAAAGCTCCGGTTGTCGAAGTGCTTGTTACTGTCAG cgatgatgaggaggatgatgAACAACAGGGAATGCCATACGCGGCATCCGACGGGGCAATGGACGGCTCGGATCGTGCCTATTTCTCCTGGTGCCAGTCTCTGACGATAACG TTCACCATTATAATGCTCGTGTGGCATCTCATTGCCGTGGTGACAATCGAAGCCGCAGAGCACTGCGCGTTCAGCCTCCTCACG ATGTACTTCCTTCGGGCTGCTGGgatcttgctgccgttctacgctGTCATGAGGGTGATCGGCATGATTCAACACGGGCGGCGCCAGTATCGGTTGCAGCTGCTACAG GAGCAAGGAAGAAGGAATGCATCAAACATGCACAGTAGGCGCagccaggagcagcagcagcttgTAATTAATGTTCACTGA